One genomic region from Vibrio sp. SCSIO 43137 encodes:
- a CDS encoding PEGA domain-containing protein has translation MITSRIPALLLALTPFWSTASFATEEVQQVDPVVAIDEKIDQKKADIDAVNQEYDSESANLKQLQQEGAALKREGTELEAKRNRSKAALDKQFSRLLDDPETDLSSFQNEYRSSWEAVKDNQARQLANSQQITESEVRLSQTKQKKARFTNEYENLKESHIEARVKRIAAELRESNVLETSYTTTCSTTMTLGECASQGKYLTKQKAVKTFKSKLLSSLTEANVAKRNLDGVQLNIHVQESQLIKSGFSGSNSYFTQMQAQLQAKPEAVAACKLLNVEARYCLKGKSTTKSNTDKQWANVTVRSDQYNDSVTINGVKYGSTPVEIVLPAGRHQVTVAKEGYETYNRVITINGNDTVWVKLLPSKKEG, from the coding sequence ATGATCACAAGCCGTATCCCAGCGCTTTTGCTTGCGCTAACTCCCTTTTGGTCAACTGCGTCATTTGCTACAGAAGAGGTTCAACAAGTTGATCCTGTTGTAGCGATTGATGAAAAAATTGATCAAAAGAAGGCCGATATTGACGCAGTGAATCAAGAATATGATTCAGAATCGGCGAACCTGAAGCAACTTCAGCAAGAAGGAGCAGCACTGAAAAGAGAAGGGACCGAGTTAGAAGCGAAGCGAAACCGCTCTAAAGCCGCTCTGGACAAGCAGTTCTCCCGCCTTCTTGACGATCCTGAAACCGACTTATCCAGTTTTCAGAATGAGTATCGCTCTTCATGGGAAGCGGTGAAAGATAATCAGGCCCGCCAGCTTGCTAACAGCCAGCAGATCACCGAAAGCGAAGTTCGTCTTTCACAAACCAAGCAAAAGAAAGCACGCTTTACCAACGAGTATGAGAACCTGAAAGAGTCTCATATTGAAGCACGGGTAAAACGTATTGCTGCAGAGCTTCGTGAAAGTAATGTTCTGGAAACCAGCTACACAACCACCTGTTCTACCACAATGACACTCGGTGAGTGTGCCAGTCAGGGTAAATACCTGACCAAGCAGAAAGCGGTGAAAACCTTTAAGTCAAAACTACTTTCAAGCCTGACTGAAGCTAATGTCGCTAAGCGTAATCTGGATGGTGTTCAGTTGAATATCCATGTTCAGGAAAGCCAGTTAATTAAAAGTGGTTTCTCCGGCAGTAACTCATATTTCACCCAGATGCAGGCTCAGCTTCAGGCTAAACCGGAAGCCGTGGCAGCATGTAAACTGCTTAACGTTGAAGCACGCTACTGTCTGAAAGGCAAATCGACTACCAAGTCAAACACGGATAAGCAGTGGGCTAATGTGACGGTTCGTTCTGATCAGTACAACGACTCAGTAACCATTAATGGTGTTAAATACGGCAGCACTCCGGTAGAGATCGTACTTCCGGCCGGCCGCCATCAGGTTACTGTTGCAAAAGAAGGTTATGAGACTTATAACCGCGTTATCACCATCAATGGAAACGATACGGTTTGGGTCAAGTTGCTTCCAAGCAAAAAAGAAGGCTAA